ACGCTATGAGGCGGCTAACGAGGGTATTATTTTCCGCTTTTTTTCCAGTCTCTTTACTCGTGTACTGGTTTTCCCGTGGAAAGTCGGGCAATTGTTGGTAAACTAACCGCCAAGCATCACCAGCGTTAACTCTTTGAGCAGACACTGGTTGCAAACCCAAGCTTAAACTCAGAAGAATGGCACTCACTAGTGCGATGATCCCAAACCTTTGACGAATCCCAACTGACATCATGTTACACTTCGCCGATAATTTCTGGTTGAGTCAGTTCATCAGACATCTCAATAATTGCCCGAAGTACTGGTTTCATCATGGCATCATCCGCACTGTCAAAGTCCTCATACCGCCGACGCTTAGCGCGATTTGCCACTTGAACTGTAATGCGGTAGCGATTTGAGGCTGCACTGATTAGCTCCTCAGCACGGTACATAATCTGAGATTGAGTTGTCTCAAATTTGGAACGCTTTAGCATAATTACTGTTTTTTTGGAAGTCATTGTCTAAGTCTAGCAGTCGCAATTGAAGTTATTAGCGAAACAATGATAGCTGATTTTTTCGCAACCTCCCCCCCCTTGATAGAGGTTGAGACATTTTTACCGCTCTATAAATAATTTGTAACATAACGCTAATAAATTTAAGTTAACGCGTCTTATGGCTAACCTTGTTGAAACTGCTATTAAAGCTGGAAATTTCAGCACATTGGTAAAAGCTGTTGAAGCGGCTGGACTAGTTGATATTCTTTCTAGTCCCGGACCCTTTACAGTATTTGCGCCTACTGATGAGGCATTTGCCAAGTTACCACAAGGAACTTTGGATTCATTGCTCCAAAATACCCAAAAGCTTAAGAGAATTTTAACTTATCATGTCGCCTCAGGCGACGTAAGGTCTGACGACTTGATTCAAATTGACCATGCAGAAACCTTAGAAGGGTCAATTGTGGGAATCCAGTCTGCTGGTGGTAAAGTCACAGTGAATGACGCCAATGTCGTTAAAACTGACATTCTTACTGAAAATGGAGTGATTCACGTTGTTGATACAGTATTGATTCCTGCATTGGTTGCAAGCGAATTATAAGAAATTCCCAATCTATAAATTATCCATCTTGTGGGACGGGCATCTTGCCCGTTCTTAGTTTATGGACGGGCAAGATGCCCGTTCCACAAGAGATTTTTGGCTATTTTTTTATTTGGAAGTTCCTAAGTAATTCACAATTGAGTTCTTAATTACGAATTACCAAGAATGCAACCGGAACGTGCTGGAAGATTTAAGATAAGCTGCTTGGTTTCGCTTTCTACATTCCACTCAAACTCACCAGTACCATAAACAAGCTTGTTTGGTTGAGTGCTTAAACTGCTGGTATCTACATCGCCTTTTGTTGGCGCAGTACCCGCATTAACCGCAACAATCAATTCCTCAGTTCCTAAAATCCGCGCAAAGATGTAAAGTTCTCCTCGAGCATAAAGAACTCTGTATTCACCAGTACGCAAGCTGGGATAAGAGTGACGTAGTGCTATCAGTTCCCGATGCGTTTGGAGAATTTCTCTGTCCCAATTTGCTTCTAAAGGAAAACCACGGCGAGAGTCTGGATCTATAGCCCCTGGTAAACCAACTTCGTCACCGTAGTAAATACTGGGCGCACCAGGAAAGGTGAGTAAGAGTAAAGTTGCTAATTCAATGCTTGGTTTATCTCCTCCCGCAATGGTTAGCAATCGTGCTGTATCGTGACTGGCTAGTAAATTCAATTGAGTGAGTTCAATTTCCCAAGGGTAAAGTTGCAGGAGGTGCTGCATTTTTTCAGCATACTCTTTGGCAAACAAAGGTGGATGGGGATCGTAAGAACGCCCTTGCACTTGTTCCAACACTACGCGATCGCCTGCCGTAAATGCAATTGTTGGCCCTGCAAACAAATAATTCATCACTCCATCAAATTGAGTCCCATCCAACCATTCACGGGCATCATGCCAGACTTCACCGACAATATAAGCATCGGGATTAATTGTTTTGACGCGATCGCGGAATTCTTGCCAAAAGCCAGGAGTTTTTACCTCAAATGGCACATCTAACCGCCAGCCATCCATACCAAATTTTATCCAATATTCGGCAATTTCCATAATATATTCCCGCACTTCTGGGTTATCATGGTTAAATACTGGCAATGCTCGGTTATCAGCCCAACCCTCATAGTTAGCAGGATATTCGCCATTGTAGGGAGACACGGGCCAATCATGTATTTTGAACCAATCAACCCAAGGGGAATGAGGGCCATTTTCCAAAACATCGTGGAAAAAGAAAAATCCCCGACTGGAGTGATTGAACACCCCATCCAACACAACTTTAATATTGCGCTGATGGGCGGCGTCTAACAATTCCTTAAACGCAGGATTACCTCCCAACATGGGATCTACCTGATAATAATCGTGAGTGTGGTAGCGGTGATTGCTTGCAGATTGAAAGATAGGGGTAAAGTAAATGGCATTAATTCCCAGATCTTGTAAGTAGTCTAACTGTTCCATCACGCCCCATAAATCTCCTCCCTTGTAACCTTGGAGTGTTGGCATAGCTTCCCAATCTTCCCAACTAGCACTCCGTAACAATCGTTTGCGGAGTTGTTTGCTTTTTGCAAAGCGATCTGGAAAGATTTGGTAGAAAACAGCGTGTTTAACCCAATCTGGTGTTTGAATCTGCATAGTTACTCTGTATTCCTTCAACGCAATCGTTACAGATCCCCGGTACTTGTGACTCACACTTTTGATAGAAAATGTTAGTGGTCACTGGTCACTGGTCACTGGTCACTGGTCACTGGTCACTGGTTAGTAATCAAAACGGCTGATACCGTAGAGAAAAGTAAAGCCCCTGATCTTGCAGTGAGTCTCCTTGGTTATCAATATCTATTAAAGGGACTCCATAGTCTAAACGTAAATATAAACTCCGAGTAGGTTGCCAAATTAACCCTAAACCCAAACTAGCAATTGTCTGTGGATCGGGATTCTCTCCTCGATTGTTCCAAGTTGTACCAATATCGAAAAAGGGTGCTAACTGCAATGCAGTGTAGCTAGATATTGGGGGAAAACGAACTTCTAGTGAACCTGTTACACCGTTGTCCGCAACAAGTTGATTCTGACGATATCCTCTCACTGTATCGAATCCACCAATACTTAATTTTTCTAGAGAGAGTAATGAGTCTCCAGTCAATTGTGCGTTCAGCCGTGCTAGTAATAAAGCTCTCGGCGACAGCCTTTGTACCCACTGAAACTGTCCCAACCAGGAAAAGAATTGCCCATCAGTACCCGTATCGTTATTTGTTGCATCAAAAGCGCCTATACCTAGGCTAAACTGAGAACGAGCGGCTAACACTCTCTTGGCGTTACGATTTACCCAATCTTGAGAAAAGCGAATGACTGTTACTTTTGATTTACCATTTTCTGGCCCTTCTGAAAAGGAATAGGGAAAATCATCAAGTATAAAAGTTTGGTTTCGACGCAAGTCTAAGGATAGACCAAGAGCAAATTCGGAGGTTGGAGATCTGTATAAAGGTTGACGAACATTCAGAGAATAGGTCTGTGTCTCACTTTTAATATCTAGTTCTTCAAATGGATCTTCAATAATGCGGCTGTCAGTATTGCTATATCGAAATCCAATAGTACCATTTAGGGAATTAATCGGGATAGTATAGTTAATATCGTATAGATTCAGACCTTCGGTTTTACCATATTCAGCATTGAAGCGATCGCCAAAACCGAGTACATTATCATGGGCAATAAAAACGCCACCTTGTAGGGAACCAATACTGGGGGATTGAGTGTTATCTATAAAGACTCCAGCGTGAAAGGCTGCTGCTTCTTGTATTTGCACTTGTAAGATATTCTTACCGGGGGTGCTACCTGCTGTTAGCTCTGCATTCACCCGACTGATGAGAGGATCGAGTTGTAGAAGTTGTAGTGCTTCTTCCAAACGCTTCTGGTTTAATGGCTTTGAGGTTGCTCTTCGCAAGCGCGATCGCACATACCCTGTTTTTAACCTGTTTAATCCACTTAGTTCAATATTTTCTAACTCTCCCTCAACAACTTGAATTGTTATCACTCCACGGCTAATATCTTGATTGTTTGGCAAAAACGCACCACTTGTAATATATCCTTTGTCTATATAAACTTGAGTAATTGCAGCACGGAGTTGGAGTAATTCTTCAAAAGTTGCTTCTCCCTTCTTTTCCAAAGGTTCGATTAATTCTTGAATGTGGTCTTGCAAAACTGTACTTCCCAGTACCTCTATTTTCTTAATTGGAATGCGAGTCCCTTGCGGAAATGTGACATCAGGTGATTCTTGAGTGGGAGGAGTTTCAAGACTGGGTTTTGGTGGTTGTGCTGGGGGTTCTTGAGGAAGAGGACTCGGTGATTCATTTGGTTGAGGAGTTATGCGCTCAATCGTATCAGGTGTGTCTGGAGGAATCGTCACTCCTGGTGGCGGTGCAGATTGAGCAAATGCAGTGGAAGATAAGCAAACAAAAGTAGAAAGAATTACGGTAACGGATGTTGCCAAACTTATATATTTGCAACAGCCAGTGCTCACAATGTGCTGTTTTCGTCTTTGCATCAGGTGTATAACAATATTATCCAACTGTAGGCTCTCCTGTATTACTAACAACACTCCCTAGCAAAAATAGCTATGCTAAAAGACTAGCGATCGATAACTTGCAAGTTTGCAAGTTTTCTTAAAATGATAATAAATTCCATTGTTTTCAGTATTTAGCATATTTGGAAACTAGTATTTTTACTGATATTTGAAATGCAAAGTATCACATTAGGTTTTCCTTTGCAAGAAATTATGTAACACTTACATAAATGTTTATTTTTAATCAGTATTGTTTTAACTGCTCGTCTCATTATTTAGGATAAGCAAAGCAACTAGATCCTACATTCACTATTTCTGCTAGAGCGATCGCAACTTTAAGAAGAGTTGATTGCAGGAAACTGCAAAGTAAATTTGGTTCCGGATGATAAGGTGTGACGGCTACAGAAGTTTAAAAACATTCCCGACTCAAAACAAGTCGTCCTGAAGGTAATTGGTAGACGCCTTGCGGTTCTACAATTGGATCGCCTTTTTGCCAAGAGCGTGATGAATTATTATCTTGTACTTTACGTACATCACCTGTAGGATAGGAAGAAACTGAAACATCGCCAGGACGGTTGGGCAAACCGCCAGAACCTGTGATGGTGAAGGTACCTTCTTGCTTATTACTACGAGCAATACAACTGTTGGCAATCAGCGCATTGGTGTCAATTGGAGTTTGCGGTAATTCTGTTAAGCTGTTTTGCAGAAAGCTAAAATCAGGCACAGTTATAGTGCCACTCACACCCAACGCGGATGAAGCTGAAATATCTACACGACCATTGCCACGAAATAAATTTAAGCGATCGGGAGTGCGAAAGATATCAGCTAGAAAAACAGGTGAGTCAATTGTGATGTTGCCACCATTACGAAATCCAGCATTAGCGAGGATGTCGCTATCTTCAAGGGCAATGAAGATGTTTGAGTCAATTTTGATATTACCACCACCTCCTAGAGAGCTGGTAATAATGGGGCTATTCTCACGCAAGCGAATATCTTCAGCGCTGATAGTAATATTGCCACCTTGAGCAAGTGGGCTAGTATCAAGAGAAGCAGTGAAAATCCCACTGTTGCCTTGTAAAAAGAGGTTTCTGGCATTAATTCCAATATTGCCACCTATACCATAAGAGATAGTACTAAAATTGCTGTTGTTTAAAAGCTTAATATCTCTAGCATTAATGTTAATGTCACCACTCTCAGCTTGTGTAAAAGCGCTGGTAGCAACTGTAGTCTCGCTAAACTGAATATTACCAGCATTGATATTAATGTCACCACCTCCAGTTTGCTGAGAACCAGTGGCAATTAAGACATTGTTATTTGCCTGTAAAGTATCACGGACATTTATGAAGATGTTTCCTGCCTTACTGTTACTATTACTTTCACTGCTAAGAAGTGCGCCATCAGACAGAGAAAATGAGTTGGTTTGAATAAAAATATTGCTTGCGTTTCCATCGCCATTACTTTGGCTATTTAGAGATGCGAAATCTCGGATTACTAATTTGTCTGTTTCAATTCTCAAATCTTGAGCAGAACCAGCACCGAAGGTTTCAACAAACAAACCACTGCGATATTGGCGATCGCCTGTTGTTCCACTCAGTTCCATAGAGTCGGAGGCGGTTACAGTCAATTTGCCTCCTTGACCCTCGTCAAAAGTACCAGATGATACAAAGGCTCCATCCCGAACACTTAATCGCTCGGTGGCAATAATTAAATCTCCAGCCGCTCCACTTCCAAAAGCATTAGTAATCAATTGGCTGCGTAATTGACTATCTGCTGAAGCTCCAACAATCTCTACAGATTGCGGTGCAGTTACAACCAAATTTCCTCCCCGTCCTTTGCCAGACGTAGAAGTTGATATTCGTGCCCCATGCTGAACAATTAATCTAGGGGTTTCAATACTCAAGTTGCCGGCAGAACCAGCTCCTACAGTCTGAGTCGTCAACCCGGTAGGGAACTGACCATCTGCAGTTGTTCCACTCAGTTCTACAAAGTTGGTTGCCCTCACTGCTAAATTACCACCTTTACCCTGGCTATTACGACCAGTTCCGGCTGTTACCTGTCCCCCATCTCGAATAATTAATCGCCCAGTATCAATCTTTAAGTCTCCTGCATCTCCAGAACCTAAGGTGGTTGTAGATAAGCTACTAGGAGATTGACCGTCAACTGAAGTGCCAATGAGTTCTATAGACTGGGGCGCTTTCACGTCTAAACTTCCACCCTGTCCCCCACCACGAGTAAGTGCTGTTATCTGTGCTCCATTCCGAACAATTAACTTGTCAGTTTCAATCTTAATATCTCCTGCACCTCCATCACCCAGACTAAGAGCTATCAAATTACCTCCAGTCAATTCCACGAAATCAGAAGCTTTCACTGTTAAAGTGCCACCTGATGCTTCGCCAAACAAACTCAGGTTGCCAGTTGATACACTAGCCCGATCTTGGACAATCAATTTGCTGGTTGTTACTGTTAGGTCTCCGCCCGGTTTAGCTCCCAGAGTATCAGCAGATAAGAAACTGCCATTCTTTAACTCCACGGAGTCAGTTGCATTCACTGACAAAGTT
This genomic interval from Scytonema hofmannii PCC 7110 contains the following:
- a CDS encoding filamentous hemagglutinin N-terminal domain-containing protein, with product MINKSWFDGYWYLKLAGWLGFVSAIACSEQFAFAQSSNIIPDGTLGNDEKSLVVPFDSVGFPIDVIDGGAIRDTNLFHSFQEFNVSQGRGAYFLSPSANIQNILARVTGRNPSEILGTLGTFGGSQPNLFLINPNGIIFGKNASLDVGGSFMATTANAIRLGDTGLFSASQPTSNLLTVSPSALFFNALTSPAIINRSTANTTVIGSTLNGFPFRSINGLQVLDGQNLALVGGDVVLEGGVLTAPGGRIDLGSVAGGGLVNLKQTDNSWNLEYEGVQNFAKIQLSQFAIVNTSGEGSGEVQVQTSQLNMQDSLIFANTLGAKNGGNVVVRSPDAITLNNSLIVAGVEFQATGRGGNITVETEKLSVSGDFGAISTRTVGKSNAGDLTIDTKQLTLSNGGQLLSDTSSLGNAGTLTVRATEFVKATGTTTDGENSSGLFAESKSTDNRNAGNAGNLTITTQRLILSNGAQLSTATRGAGQGGDATINAPESVELTGSSLSSRSEGPGNSGNLTITTGKLTVLDGTEVTTSSGGEGRGGNLTVNASELVEVGGSDSTGLVAGSLDTGDAGKLTINTKRLIIRDRAGVSVSNFLGMGGTLSVNATDSVELKNGSFLSADTLGAKPGGDLTVTTSKLIVQDRASVSTGNLSLFGEASGGTLTVKASDFVELTGGNLIALSLGDGGAGDIKIETDKLIVRNGAQITALTRGGGQGGSLDVKAPQSIELIGTSVDGQSPSSLSTTTLGSGDAGDLKIDTGRLIIRDGGQVTAGTGRNSQGKGGNLAVRATNFVELSGTTADGQFPTGLTTQTVGAGSAGNLSIETPRLIVQHGARISTSTSGKGRGGNLVVTAPQSVEIVGASADSQLRSQLITNAFGSGAAGDLIIATERLSVRDGAFVSSGTFDEGQGGKLTVTASDSMELSGTTGDRQYRSGLFVETFGAGSAQDLRIETDKLVIRDFASLNSQSNGDGNASNIFIQTNSFSLSDGALLSSESNSNSKAGNIFINVRDTLQANNNVLIATGSQQTGGGDININAGNIQFSETTVATSAFTQAESGDININARDIKLLNNSNFSTISYGIGGNIGINARNLFLQGNSGIFTASLDTSPLAQGGNITISAEDIRLRENSPIITSSLGGGGNIKIDSNIFIALEDSDILANAGFRNGGNITIDSPVFLADIFRTPDRLNLFRGNGRVDISASSALGVSGTITVPDFSFLQNSLTELPQTPIDTNALIANSCIARSNKQEGTFTITGSGGLPNRPGDVSVSSYPTGDVRKVQDNNSSRSWQKGDPIVEPQGVYQLPSGRLVLSRECF
- a CDS encoding fasciclin domain-containing protein, with translation MANLVETAIKAGNFSTLVKAVEAAGLVDILSSPGPFTVFAPTDEAFAKLPQGTLDSLLQNTQKLKRILTYHVASGDVRSDDLIQIDHAETLEGSIVGIQSAGGKVTVNDANVVKTDILTENGVIHVVDTVLIPALVASEL
- a CDS encoding DNA-directed RNA polymerase subunit omega, producing the protein MLKRSKFETTQSQIMYRAEELISAASNRYRITVQVANRAKRRRYEDFDSADDAMMKPVLRAIIEMSDELTQPEIIGEV
- a CDS encoding ShlB/FhaC/HecB family hemolysin secretion/activation protein, with the translated sequence MQRRKQHIVSTGCCKYISLATSVTVILSTFVCLSSTAFAQSAPPPGVTIPPDTPDTIERITPQPNESPSPLPQEPPAQPPKPSLETPPTQESPDVTFPQGTRIPIKKIEVLGSTVLQDHIQELIEPLEKKGEATFEELLQLRAAITQVYIDKGYITSGAFLPNNQDISRGVITIQVVEGELENIELSGLNRLKTGYVRSRLRRATSKPLNQKRLEEALQLLQLDPLISRVNAELTAGSTPGKNILQVQIQEAAAFHAGVFIDNTQSPSIGSLQGGVFIAHDNVLGFGDRFNAEYGKTEGLNLYDINYTIPINSLNGTIGFRYSNTDSRIIEDPFEELDIKSETQTYSLNVRQPLYRSPTSEFALGLSLDLRRNQTFILDDFPYSFSEGPENGKSKVTVIRFSQDWVNRNAKRVLAARSQFSLGIGAFDATNNDTGTDGQFFSWLGQFQWVQRLSPRALLLARLNAQLTGDSLLSLEKLSIGGFDTVRGYRQNQLVADNGVTGSLEVRFPPISSYTALQLAPFFDIGTTWNNRGENPDPQTIASLGLGLIWQPTRSLYLRLDYGVPLIDIDNQGDSLQDQGLYFSLRYQPF
- a CDS encoding glycoside hydrolase family 13 protein — protein: MQIQTPDWVKHAVFYQIFPDRFAKSKQLRKRLLRSASWEDWEAMPTLQGYKGGDLWGVMEQLDYLQDLGINAIYFTPIFQSASNHRYHTHDYYQVDPMLGGNPAFKELLDAAHQRNIKVVLDGVFNHSSRGFFFFHDVLENGPHSPWVDWFKIHDWPVSPYNGEYPANYEGWADNRALPVFNHDNPEVREYIMEIAEYWIKFGMDGWRLDVPFEVKTPGFWQEFRDRVKTINPDAYIVGEVWHDAREWLDGTQFDGVMNYLFAGPTIAFTAGDRVVLEQVQGRSYDPHPPLFAKEYAEKMQHLLQLYPWEIELTQLNLLASHDTARLLTIAGGDKPSIELATLLLLTFPGAPSIYYGDEVGLPGAIDPDSRRGFPLEANWDREILQTHRELIALRHSYPSLRTGEYRVLYARGELYIFARILGTEELIVAVNAGTAPTKGDVDTSSLSTQPNKLVYGTGEFEWNVESETKQLILNLPARSGCILGNS